In Pseudomonadota bacterium, one genomic interval encodes:
- a CDS encoding methyltetrahydrofolate cobalamin methyltransferase: MKIIGEKINGTRAQVRTAIVNRDANFIKGLAEDQVRAGVDFLDVNAGTTPDREPDDLVWLVKTVQEAVDISLCIDSTNTVALTAALNHVKQEPMINSISGDKERLENMLPIVVKHNCTVIALALDESGIPKNVEDRMKVLKRVFNATRDAGISDEKVYADPLIMTIGTDTQAGLMALESIRAIKREYPRAHITSGLSNISFGLPARSLINRTFLTLAMEAGLDSAIVDPTNQALREALIVTELLLGQDKFCRRYTQAFRSGLIAKNK, translated from the coding sequence ATGAAAATCATCGGTGAAAAAATTAATGGTACGCGCGCACAAGTCCGTACCGCCATTGTCAACAGAGATGCAAACTTTATCAAAGGTCTGGCCGAAGATCAGGTTAGGGCAGGGGTCGACTTTCTGGATGTAAACGCCGGCACAACCCCTGACAGGGAACCGGATGATTTAGTTTGGTTAGTGAAGACAGTGCAGGAAGCGGTTGATATCTCTTTATGTATAGACAGCACCAATACCGTTGCTTTGACCGCGGCGCTAAACCATGTCAAACAAGAGCCGATGATCAATTCTATAAGCGGTGACAAGGAGCGTCTGGAAAATATGCTTCCTATTGTTGTAAAGCATAATTGTACAGTTATTGCGCTGGCCCTCGATGAATCTGGGATCCCGAAAAATGTGGAAGACCGGATGAAGGTGTTGAAAAGGGTTTTTAACGCTACTCGTGATGCAGGAATATCCGACGAAAAGGTCTATGCAGACCCTTTGATTATGACTATCGGAACTGATACGCAAGCCGGATTAATGGCACTGGAATCTATTAGGGCAATTAAGAGGGAGTACCCCAGGGCACATATAACAAGCGGCCTGAGCAATATTTCATTCGGGCTGCCGGCCCGTTCTTTAATCAATCGAACTTTCCTGACGCTTGCTATGGAGGCCGGTCTTGACTCTGCCATAGTTGACCCCACGAATCAGGCGCTTCGTGAAGCCTTGATTGTGACCGAGCTACTGCTGGGACAAGACAAATTCTGCCGCAGATATACACAGGCATTCAGGTCTGGACTGATAGCAAAAAACAAATAA
- a CDS encoding uroporphyrinogen decarboxylase — translation MEKKWEEMSAAEKRKARFETWLSATGVEFQNAEAEANFKAAVTRFKDIVLMEKVPDRVPVLPFGIFMQTHLYGVTPYEAMYDTEKMLSVQASFIKDYAPDYYTTPALVGYGKIFDILDYKQYKLPGHGISEKSAYQYVEGEYMLADEYPALINDPTDFWIRCLMPRAYGALDPLKMIAPFTDNWEVVTVSAQMIPFGIPPVQNALKALLDAGNEAMAWIQKVVGFEMQARGMGCPGCFGGATKAPFDILGDTLRGTRATMMDMYRRPDMVLKAVERLTPLAISQGVRGATMQGCPVVFIPLHKGADGFMSDKQFREFYWPTLKKVILGLAAEGCVPFLFCEGSYNTRLEYLKELPETSCMWVFDRTDMAVVKETIGKKLCIGGNIPSGLLLTGTPDDVRAYCKNLIDIAGKGGGYLMCTGTAMDEGKADNVHAMIDFTKEYGVYK, via the coding sequence ATGGAAAAGAAATGGGAAGAGATGTCAGCAGCAGAAAAACGAAAAGCGAGATTTGAAACATGGCTGTCTGCCACAGGCGTCGAATTTCAAAATGCTGAGGCTGAAGCCAACTTTAAAGCAGCCGTAACAAGATTTAAGGACATCGTACTCATGGAAAAGGTTCCGGACAGGGTGCCTGTGCTGCCTTTCGGAATATTTATGCAAACGCATCTGTATGGTGTAACGCCATATGAAGCAATGTATGATACTGAGAAAATGCTCTCAGTTCAAGCGAGCTTTATTAAGGATTATGCGCCTGACTATTATACTACGCCTGCCCTTGTCGGTTACGGAAAAATCTTTGATATTCTTGACTACAAGCAGTATAAGCTGCCTGGCCATGGGATCTCTGAAAAATCCGCTTACCAATACGTGGAAGGTGAATACATGCTGGCGGATGAGTATCCGGCACTTATCAATGACCCAACGGATTTCTGGATAAGATGCTTGATGCCTCGCGCCTATGGAGCGCTTGATCCATTGAAAATGATCGCCCCCTTTACTGATAATTGGGAGGTAGTAACAGTCTCGGCACAAATGATACCTTTTGGCATCCCACCGGTTCAGAATGCCTTGAAGGCGCTATTGGATGCAGGAAATGAAGCAATGGCATGGATACAGAAAGTCGTGGGTTTTGAGATGCAAGCCAGGGGCATGGGTTGTCCGGGTTGTTTTGGAGGCGCAACAAAAGCCCCATTCGACATTCTCGGGGATACCTTGAGGGGAACGCGCGCAACAATGATGGACATGTATCGGCGGCCGGACATGGTTTTGAAGGCTGTGGAAAGACTCACGCCTCTTGCTATCAGCCAGGGTGTGAGGGGTGCAACGATGCAGGGCTGTCCGGTTGTGTTTATCCCTCTACATAAGGGTGCTGACGGGTTCATGTCGGACAAACAGTTCAGAGAATTCTACTGGCCTACCCTTAAGAAAGTTATCCTCGGACTGGCAGCAGAGGGATGCGTGCCCTTCCTGTTCTGTGAGGGGTCATACAACACACGGCTTGAGTATCTCAAGGAGCTTCCCGAGACGTCCTGCATGTGGGTGTTTGACCGCACGGATATGGCTGTGGTGAAAGAAACGATTGGAAAGAAATTATGCATTGGTGGTAATATTCCTTCAGGGCTACTGCTTACCGGTACTCCTGATGATGTAAGAGCATATTGTAAAAACCTTATTGATATAGCAGGAAAGGGCGGCGGATATCTCATGTGCACGGGAACAGCCATGGATGAGGGTAAGGCTGACAATGTCCATGCAATGATTGATTTCACAAAAGAATACGGAGTTTACAAATAA
- a CDS encoding cobalamin-dependent protein (Presence of a B(12) (cobalamin)-binding domain implies dependence on cobalamin itself, in one of its several forms, or in some unusual lineages, dependence on a cobalamin-like analog.), with translation MAEDMVSALADLREDDVMKIVRDRLNAGEEPLNILDDARRALEIVGERFAAAEYFIPDLLYSGEILKGVTAIVKPELSKTTEAKKLGKIVFGTVAGDIHDIGKDIVAFMLDVNGFEVYDLGVDVPIQNFVEKIKETDATIVGLSGFLTLAFDSMKQTIQAIKDAGLRDKVKIMIGGGQIDEQVRGYVGADAYGKDAIEAVNLAKSWIGG, from the coding sequence ATGGCCGAAGATATGGTTAGTGCGTTAGCTGATTTAAGAGAAGATGATGTTATGAAAATTGTTCGAGACAGGTTGAATGCCGGCGAGGAACCGTTAAACATTCTTGATGATGCGAGACGTGCGCTGGAAATTGTTGGGGAACGTTTTGCCGCCGCCGAGTATTTTATACCTGACCTGCTATACTCCGGTGAGATACTTAAGGGTGTCACGGCTATAGTTAAACCGGAACTATCGAAGACAACTGAAGCAAAAAAACTGGGTAAGATCGTTTTTGGCACTGTTGCAGGGGACATACATGATATTGGCAAAGACATTGTAGCCTTTATGCTTGATGTAAATGGCTTTGAGGTTTATGACCTCGGAGTTGATGTTCCGATACAGAATTTTGTGGAGAAAATAAAGGAAACCGACGCCACCATTGTCGGTTTAAGCGGGTTTTTAACGCTGGCCTTTGATTCGATGAAACAAACCATCCAGGCCATAAAAGATGCTGGTTTGAGAGATAAGGTAAAGATCATGATTGGAGGCGGCCAGATTGATGAACAGGTAAGGGGTTATGTCGGGGCAGATGCATACGGGAAAGATGCCATTGAAGCCGTAAATCTGGCGAAATCCTGGATAGGAGGGTGA
- a CDS encoding GntR family transcriptional regulator, translated as MDHDANIKIIDRNSYEPAYMQLVRIVSEQIATGVVRSGDQLPAEAQFCAQYNISPMTVRRAINILVERGLVSATQGKGTFVRSLDIGEAVFRLQELKNNWAQGSLTTVRLLEASIVSADERVARKLAIAPGERTIYMRRIVLNEDAPTMYHREYVVYDPRRPLVEAQLQITLLEGLLQGQSSGGLRRGHLTIEPVNIREEEALQLKVPVGTAAFYLEHFFYDFHDQLVSWGGFICRADHFKLTTFIGAGADL; from the coding sequence ATGGACCATGATGCCAATATAAAGATTATTGACCGCAATTCCTACGAACCTGCCTATATGCAGCTCGTACGTATTGTAAGTGAGCAGATCGCCACCGGTGTTGTGCGCTCAGGCGATCAGTTGCCTGCCGAAGCACAGTTCTGCGCACAATACAACATCAGTCCCATGACCGTACGCCGCGCCATCAACATCCTGGTTGAGAGGGGCTTGGTAAGCGCCACCCAGGGGAAAGGTACATTTGTTAGATCACTCGATATTGGCGAGGCAGTTTTCCGGCTTCAGGAGCTGAAAAATAACTGGGCTCAGGGAAGCCTTACAACAGTAAGGTTATTGGAGGCAAGCATTGTGTCCGCTGACGAGCGTGTGGCGCGCAAGCTGGCTATCGCACCCGGCGAGCGTACCATCTATATGAGAAGGATTGTATTAAATGAAGATGCACCGACCATGTATCACCGCGAATATGTGGTCTATGATCCGAGACGTCCTCTGGTAGAGGCACAGCTCCAGATAACATTATTGGAAGGTTTGCTTCAGGGACAAAGCAGCGGTGGGTTGAGGCGAGGCCATCTGACTATTGAACCGGTCAATATCAGGGAGGAAGAGGCCTTGCAACTTAAAGTTCCCGTCGGAACAGCAGCATTTTACCTTGAGCATTTTTTCTATGATTTCCATGACCAGCTTGTGAGCTGGGGAGGGTTTATCTGTCGGGCTGACCATTTCAAGCTCACAACTTTTATCGGCGCCGGTGCCGATCTTTAG
- a CDS encoding cobalamin-dependent protein (Presence of a B(12) (cobalamin)-binding domain implies dependence on cobalamin itself, in one of its several forms, or in some unusual lineages, dependence on a cobalamin-like analog.) — protein sequence MTDKDIRKALITHLVDLDETYVLKAVRRLLDAKQDPIDIMQDCEHAMRMVGERYERREYYLSALIMAGEIFREVMMISQPSMEKRLTGNASSGKVLLGTVQGDIHDIGKDIVALALRCYGFTVEDLGIDVPPQKFLEHLRNTPPDIIGLSGLVTVAYESMRETTRLVREHNISVECAIPIIIGGSTLSEEICRFVGADFWVTDAMEGVRVCQRIVQKINHP from the coding sequence ATGACGGACAAAGATATCAGAAAAGCACTGATCACACATCTCGTTGACCTTGATGAAACTTATGTCCTTAAAGCAGTCCGGCGCTTACTGGATGCGAAGCAGGACCCTATAGACATCATGCAGGACTGCGAGCATGCTATGCGAATGGTGGGCGAACGTTACGAAAGACGGGAGTATTATCTATCTGCATTGATTATGGCCGGAGAGATCTTTCGTGAAGTAATGATGATCAGTCAGCCATCTATGGAAAAAAGATTAACAGGCAATGCTTCATCAGGGAAAGTTTTATTGGGCACGGTACAGGGAGATATTCATGACATCGGCAAAGATATTGTAGCGCTGGCTCTTCGTTGTTACGGATTCACCGTTGAAGATCTCGGCATAGATGTGCCGCCGCAAAAATTCCTTGAACATTTACGGAATACTCCGCCTGACATAATTGGTCTTTCAGGCTTGGTGACAGTCGCCTATGAAAGCATGAGAGAAACGACCCGGCTGGTAAGAGAACACAACATATCAGTGGAATGTGCTATCCCTATTATTATTGGCGGAAGTACATTAAGCGAGGAAATCTGTCGTTTTGTCGGCGCCGATTTCTGGGTAACGGATGCCATGGAGGGAGTGCGAGTTTGTCAACGCATTGTGCAGAAAATAAACCATCCATAA
- a CDS encoding DUF1638 domain-containing protein — translation MSTHCAENKPSINKTQKLVIACATVIEEMLPLLPPDVKHRILDFGLHINPSKLRQALQDAIDASMGQFETIILGYGLCSQGVIGLHATGCTLVVPRVDDCIAIFLGSGSAYQQQSRFEPGTYYLTKGWIEVGDSPFSEYERMVASRGQKHADRIIRLMLNNYKRLALINTGQYALEHYRDYAQRTAQRFGLRYEEIEGSTTLVKKMLNGPWDNEFIVVEPGHSIRFEDFFPNS, via the coding sequence TTGTCAACGCATTGTGCAGAAAATAAACCATCCATAAATAAAACACAAAAACTGGTAATTGCCTGTGCTACTGTCATCGAAGAGATGCTGCCCCTGCTGCCCCCTGATGTAAAACACAGGATTCTCGATTTTGGCCTTCATATCAATCCCTCCAAACTTCGCCAGGCCCTTCAGGATGCCATTGATGCATCAATGGGTCAGTTTGAAACTATTATTCTGGGCTACGGGCTTTGTTCACAGGGTGTAATCGGATTACACGCCACCGGTTGCACATTGGTTGTGCCGCGGGTGGATGACTGCATTGCGATTTTTCTGGGCTCAGGCTCGGCCTACCAACAGCAGTCCAGATTTGAGCCTGGGACATATTATCTTACTAAAGGTTGGATTGAGGTGGGCGACAGCCCCTTTTCCGAATATGAACGCATGGTGGCAAGTCGTGGCCAAAAACACGCCGATCGGATAATCCGTCTTATGCTCAACAACTACAAGCGCCTGGCGCTTATTAATACGGGACAATACGCTCTTGAGCATTATCGCGATTATGCACAACGCACCGCTCAGCGATTCGGCTTGAGGTACGAAGAGATCGAAGGATCGACAACCCTGGTGAAGAAGATGCTCAATGGACCCTGGGATAATGAATTCATCGTCGTTGAACCGGGTCATTCCATCCGGTTCGAAGATTTTTTTCCTAATTCTTAA
- a CDS encoding ASKHA domain-containing protein gives MEVDFEPTGRRVICEGGSTLLEAAQKAGVMLTAICGGEGSCGRCVVRVMEGDVSPPTLSEKLLLGDDSALDLRLACQARIAGDVRVHIPQDSMLATQRIQTEGQMPVIELHPAVHAVEVSIEKPSMTDLRSDARRLWDALAYPWSGPDDNCMRIDIQVMRDMPVDLRAWNWQACAFVRDTVNPKIIVAPINGCNISCPTGTHLRPEVIALLPTGRLPLGLAVDIGTTKLAVYLVDLVKGEILASTGAMNPQIAYGEDVITRINHAVSRPEGAEQLASTIIEALNGLASDLCARAGHGVADIADAVVVGNTVMHHLFLGLPVKQLGLAPYIPAYTDPIDVKAREVGLGFAKGAYVHLLPNIAGFVGADHVAMLLATGLPERDGVVLGIDIGTNTEISLRAHGRHLACSTASGPAFEGAHIRHGMRAAPGAIEKVTIHDGHVYFRTVDDVAPVGLCGSGILDLTAQLLRAGILDKRGAMKAHPRVRQSVAGGEFIVVPGDKNDGREISFSRSDVTEIQLVKAAIRAGIHTLLNHADVCEADIDEVIIAGAFGTYLDVQSGIDIGMFPSVDRHCFRQVGNAAGAGARMALLSVAQRERAARIAQQIEYIELSSEKKFQSEFTRALFFGHS, from the coding sequence ATGGAAGTTGATTTTGAACCCACAGGAAGGCGTGTGATATGCGAGGGTGGATCGACGCTGCTTGAAGCAGCACAAAAGGCAGGCGTGATGTTGACGGCAATATGCGGTGGTGAGGGCTCCTGCGGACGGTGCGTTGTGCGTGTGATGGAGGGGGATGTATCACCCCCGACACTCAGCGAAAAGTTATTATTGGGTGACGATTCGGCTCTCGATCTGAGGCTCGCCTGTCAGGCCAGGATCGCAGGCGATGTGCGCGTTCATATCCCGCAGGACTCCATGTTAGCGACACAGCGCATCCAGACTGAGGGGCAGATGCCTGTCATTGAACTGCATCCGGCCGTGCATGCCGTTGAAGTGTCCATCGAGAAGCCCTCCATGACTGATCTCCGTTCCGATGCAAGGCGGCTATGGGATGCGCTGGCGTATCCCTGGTCCGGACCCGATGATAATTGCATGCGCATTGATATACAGGTAATGCGGGATATGCCGGTAGATTTACGCGCATGGAATTGGCAGGCCTGTGCATTTGTGCGAGATACCGTGAACCCGAAGATTATTGTTGCCCCGATTAATGGGTGCAATATTAGCTGTCCCACAGGCACACATCTGCGGCCTGAAGTGATTGCCCTGCTTCCGACCGGCAGGTTGCCGCTGGGCCTGGCAGTCGACATCGGAACGACCAAGTTGGCTGTCTACCTCGTTGATCTGGTAAAAGGGGAAATCCTGGCTTCGACCGGCGCAATGAATCCGCAGATTGCCTACGGCGAGGACGTAATAACGCGTATAAATCACGCAGTCAGCAGACCTGAAGGAGCAGAACAATTGGCCTCAACAATTATTGAAGCACTCAACGGGCTGGCAAGTGATCTCTGTGCCCGTGCCGGACATGGCGTGGCCGATATTGCAGACGCGGTTGTTGTAGGCAATACAGTGATGCACCACCTTTTTCTTGGCTTGCCCGTCAAGCAACTCGGGTTGGCGCCATATATCCCGGCATACACTGACCCCATTGATGTGAAGGCACGTGAGGTCGGGTTAGGGTTTGCCAAAGGAGCCTATGTTCACTTGCTGCCAAACATCGCCGGGTTCGTGGGTGCTGATCATGTGGCGATGTTGCTTGCCACAGGACTGCCAGAGCGTGACGGCGTTGTGTTGGGGATAGACATTGGTACAAATACTGAAATCAGCCTGCGTGCTCATGGCCGACACCTGGCATGTTCGACAGCATCCGGCCCGGCCTTCGAGGGGGCGCATATACGCCATGGTATGCGCGCTGCACCGGGAGCCATAGAAAAAGTGACGATCCATGATGGACATGTGTACTTCAGAACCGTTGACGATGTTGCACCTGTCGGATTATGTGGCTCAGGCATCCTTGATTTGACGGCGCAATTGTTGCGCGCAGGCATACTTGATAAGCGAGGAGCTATGAAAGCGCACCCCCGTGTCCGGCAAAGCGTCGCCGGTGGCGAGTTTATCGTCGTACCGGGAGATAAAAACGATGGACGGGAGATCAGCTTCAGCCGTTCAGACGTGACAGAGATTCAACTGGTCAAAGCAGCAATCCGTGCAGGGATTCACACCCTGCTGAATCATGCTGACGTTTGTGAAGCAGATATTGACGAGGTAATCATTGCCGGGGCCTTCGGGACATACCTTGATGTGCAAAGTGGTATTGACATAGGTATGTTCCCCTCTGTGGATCGCCATTGCTTCAGGCAGGTGGGCAACGCAGCAGGCGCAGGAGCGCGCATGGCGCTTCTTTCGGTTGCGCAACGTGAGCGCGCAGCCCGGATTGCCCAACAAATAGAGTATATTGAGTTAAGTTCTGAAAAAAAATTTCAGTCCGAATTCACACGTGCCTTGTTTTTCGGGCACAGTTAA